A genomic stretch from Gopherus flavomarginatus isolate rGopFla2 chromosome 3, rGopFla2.mat.asm, whole genome shotgun sequence includes:
- the SGMS2 gene encoding phosphatidylcholine:ceramide cholinephosphotransferase 2: MDTIETAKLEEHMEGQNNDTSNGYVRPTLSVSEESKTGNTKSKGLPNGLRKGTKKYPDYIQISMPAESRNKFPLEWWKTGIAFVYALFNLILTTVMITVVHERVPPKELSPPLPDKFFDYIDRVKWAFSVSEINGMVLVGLWIIQWLFLRYKSIVGRRFFFIIGTLYLYRCITMYVTTLPVPGMHFQCAPKLNGDSQAKVQRILRLISGGGLSITGSHILCGDFLFSGHTVVLTLTYLFIKEYSPRYFWWYHLICWLMSAIGIICILVAHEHYTVDVIVAYYITTRLFWWYHSMANEKNLKISSQTNFLSRAWWYPIFYFFEKNIQGSVPCCFSWPISWPPSCFKSSCKKYSRVQKTGEDNEKST, from the exons ATGGATACCATTGAGACTGCAAAGCTTGAAGAGCACATGGAAGGTCAAAACAATGACACCTCAAATGGTTATGTTCGACCTACCCTATCTGTCAGTGAAGAGAGCAAAACTGGTAATACCAAATCTAAGGGTTTACCTAATGGGTTGCGAAAAGGCACAAAGAAATATCCGGACTATATTCAGATTTCTATGCCTGCTGAATCTAGGAACAAATTTCCTTTGGAATGGTGGAAAACTGGCATTGCCTTTGTGTATGCTCTCTTCAATTTAATTCTGACGACTGTCATGATCACTGTGGTTCATGAGAGGGTACCTCCCAAGGAGCTCAGTCCTCCATTGCCAGATAAATTTTTTGATTATATTGATCGTGTGAAATGGGCTTTTTCTGTATCAGAAATAAATGGAATGGTACTAGTTGGATTATGGATAATCCAGTGGCTATTTCTCAGATACAA ATCAATAGTGGGACGCAGGTTCTTTTTTATAATTGGAACTTTGTACCTGTACCGCTGTATTACCATGTATGTTACCACCCTACCTGTGCCTGGAATGCATTTTCAGTGTGCTCCAAAG TTGAATGGAGATTCACAGGCTAAGGTGCAGAGGATCCTACGATTGATTTCTGGTGGTGGTCTGTCCATAACTGGATCACATATCTTATGTGGAGACTTCCTGTTCAGTGGTCACACAGTAGTGCTAACACTCACCTACCTGTTTATCAAGGAAT ACTCACCTCGCTACTTTTGGTGGTATCATTTGATCTGCTGGTTGATGAGTGCCATTGGTATAATCTGCATTCTTGTTGCCCATGAACACTACACTGTGGATGTTATCGTTGCTTATTATATCACCACAAGGCTCTTTTGGTGGTACCACTCAATGGCTAATGAAAAG AACTTGAAGATCTCTTCACAGACTAATTTTCTCTCTCGAGCATGGTGGTATCCgatattttatttctttgagaAGAATATACAAGGCTCAGTTCCTTGCTGCTTCTCATGGCCTATATCTTGGCCTCCTAGCTGCTTCAAATCTTCATGCAAAAAATATTCACGAGTTCAGAAGACAGGAGAGGACAATGAAAAATCCACCtga